In the genome of Brachypodium distachyon strain Bd21 chromosome 3, Brachypodium_distachyon_v3.0, whole genome shotgun sequence, the window tccaGCAACTGCTGGCTTCCATATATTAAAGCAGAGGGAAAATATGTACAGAGCCGCCCGAAGgcgaaagagaaagaaaagaaaggaagaaaaggaaagaaactaggaaaaaaggaaactcAAGGTGGTTCCCAAAGGAGTTTCCGCAAGGCCTTAGCGCGGGCGAAGGCCCATTCCTGGGCTTCGTTGTTGATGAAGCAGACGATCTGGCGAGCTGAAGTGTCCTTGTCATGAAAAATCCGGAAGTTTCTCTCCCGCCAAATGGACCAGCAAACAAGGATGAAAAGGGAGCTAGCTCCCATGCAGTGACCAACCGGCGAGTTCCCGATCGCGAGGTCGTAGCAGGACCCAAAGGAGGTGGCATCCCTGCGCAGCGCCGAGTCCAAACCGGAGCAGTTGCGCCAGCCCGCAACCTCACACCAAATGAAACGGGCGAAGGGGCACTCGAAGAAGAGGTGAACGAGCCTTGCGGAGGTGGAATTcgaggggagagagaggccgGTTGTCCTGCGCTTCATCGAGACGGAGGATGATCTCTGAAGCTGGGAACGGGCGTCGCTGAACAGCCCCTTGCTCCAGGACCGAAGGGCGCGGGCCGTGCGACCAAGCAAGATGCGAAGACATGTGAGCGGGTTTGGAGAAGAAATCTGCTCTCCCCAGGCCGAGACGACGGTAGGGAAGAAACCTGGGTGCTTAGGCCAGAAGTTCTCGAAGCGGAAGCAGGCCTTGCGCGCCAGCCCGCGGAATTGGGCGACGAGGAGGGGGCAGTGGTCGGAGTGGGACGTGGAGAGCGCCTGGACAGAGCAGGGAGAGAACAAGGCATCCCAAGCAGCATAGCAGAAGATGCGATCGAGCTTCACGAGCGTGGGATTTTCGCGCTTGTTACTCCAAGAGAACTTGCGGTTGGAGCAGTGCAGCTCGAGGAGCTCCGCGTGGTCGATGGCAGCCCTAAATTGGCCCATTAGGCGGCGGCAGAGGTTGAGATTGTTTTTGTCGCGGACCTCATAGATAAGGTTAAAATCACTTATGATGGCCCACGGCACACCGGGCGGGGGAGTGAGATCTTTCATCTCCTGCAGAAACTCGGGCTTGAGGGCGTCCTCAGCCGGCCCGTTTTCAGCCGGAGGATTTCTGGGTATTTTGCGCATAGTTTTCCTCCTATATCCTCACAGCCACTTGAACCCCAATTTTCGGAGATAAACTCACCTGCAGGATACAACCCCCCCTCTGCATGTTGGcaaaaaaagttttttcttcaaaaagaaaagaaagaacaactACCGGTCTCAGCCTAGTTTGATGCTTTATAACACAGTATACAAAAGCGTGAGGACAATCTTCTTTATACCACTAAAACTAGGTTATTGATGGGTGAACAAGAAGCATCGGCAAGCTAAGTTAAATTCATATGTTGATAAAAATCTTGGATACCAGACGCTAGCTCATCCTTGACACTCCAGGAATGTGTTGTTTCTAGCCATCTATATCTGGGTTATCTACGCCATGACACCCCCAACAAAACACAACTCTTTCGCAAGTAAATTCAAGCACTCATGAGAGCCTTCCCTGCCCCCCTAACCCCAAGCCGAGCAAGAACTAGAGAAGTGTTGAGCTCATTTCCGAGCTTTTGACATGCTTAATACTCTTGAGAGACACCAAGGTTGTGGACTTATGGCGGTCCTCAAGAAGTTAGAGAAGATCAGGATTTGCCCTAAAGAGAAATGAAACACCAACGAGAGATCACAAGAGATCGAGGAGATGCATCAGGCATCCTCGAAAGAAAGTACTACATCCGTTCataaatataaaatgttctggatttgttctaagtcaaaccaCAACTGCGTCTAGCTcgaattgtttttgttttggtccCCTATGTCACTGGGCCGAccagaagaaacaaaaccaaTGGGCATGTTCAGTCGGACCTCAACCAGAGTTCGGCTAAAGAGGACAAAGAACCAGTCtcaaattgttttgttttggtccCCTAGGTAACTGGGCCAACAAAAAGAATCAAAGCAAATGGGCATTTTGAGTTCGGACTCAACCGGAGTTCGCCTAAAGAGGATAGAGGTGCAACATGATGACCCTGTGTACCTTTTGACCCTCCTTACACTACACCACAACACAGTATTCCTGACCACCGAGTGTTAGGAAAAGTCACTATCGCCGACCAACAATAGGTCGAAAAACTCTCGACGAACAGTCAGTcgggaataaaaaaaatacgccAACCAACAGTCGGTCGGGAATGCGCAAACGTTTGCTGTCTAGCTGTTGATCGGCAATACGACTTTTGGCCAACCAATTATCGGTCGGTAAAAATCCCCAACCAACCGCTCGTTGGTAACTGGGCTGCAGGCGCGCGGACGAAATTTGAACTCCACGTTCTGCCCAGACGCGCGGAACAAAAATAGATGCCGCTCTATTTTATGCACAGTCCAACCCTAAATCCCCAAATCGAGTCTCTTCTGCaccgcgccccgccgccgcccagttCCCTGCGGCCTCCACGCCCGCTATCCCTCACGCCCATCATCCAGCCCGTCCACCGCAGGTCGTGCCTACACTGTCCTGCCACCGCACACCACCCCTCCCAGTCGCTGGAACCATCTCCGTTGCCTAGGTTCTTGCTCcgaccggcggcggagctttgCCTACCGCCCCTTTCGCGCCGGACCACCGCGTTGCCGTCCATACGGGCCTGACGACCACGCTACCTCCCCCACGCGCCTGAAGGCCGCCCCCACGCAGGTACTCTCcttggccggcggcggcgtggtgatTCCAGAGGCGCCACTCTTCCTCCCTCTACGCACCGAGGTGGTATGTCCTTACACACCCTGttgccgtcgtcgtcctcgcgcAAGCGTCCTGTGAggcacctctctctctctctctctctctctctctctctggagCAATCTGTTCCCTGAAACAGTAGAAAGCAGTACAATCTTAGTACTGTTCTTATGCCAGTTCGAATGGTGTAAAACATTTAAAGATTTTGGAAATTGAATGTCCAGTGAATGTTTGTTAAAATGCTTGAACAACCAAAAAAGTTCATTCTTGCATGATGTTTCTTTGATGGGAGATTGCTAGTAACTATGGAATCACTAGTAATTAAGTGATGATTTTTGCAGGAGTTACTTACTTGAGTATATATTTGAACTTATTAATTCAGAGAGTAGTTCTTGCAATGTTTGATTCATGAGTGATGCTTGAAGTTTCAGATTTACTGTGGTACAACACAGTATTTAATTTAGTAGCAGATGCACTTAATTAAGTTTCAGTTCCAGTTCCAGTATTTTTGTTAATGTGCTTTCTTCTCCACCAAAGTCTATTTTATACTTTTGTTCGGTATTTCCAGTTCCAGTTTCAGTTCTGGTTCCAGTCATCCCGCCTGCATATCAAGGTATACTTGCCATAGTGGTAGATCAATATAACACCCAAGCATATCAGTTTTCTTGCTGAAATAATTGATGGATGGAATGCTGGCCTAAAAATTGATTCGGAATGCATATTTCTGCATGCTATTCTGAATGTCATCATTCCTTCCATGATGTGCTGAATTTTTCGATGTACTGAATGCCTGCATCCCTTAGATGCAGGTGTTTGGCTAAGTGATATGCataagattttcttttttaccgGAAGTCATATGCATAAGATTAGTTTGGCTAAGTCATATGGATAAGATTAGTTGCTGCTCAGTTTTCATTTGGCATATCCATGGTGAAGACCCCGCTGAAAGGAGAACCAAGCACCCATTTTCTACTAATTAATGTACTTGTCAGTAGTAGAGTTAGTCTCTGTATGTATTTGTACTGTTGGATTTCTGCAGCTCCAATGTTCTATTTGTGTGTATGTGTACTTGTATTTTTGCTGGAGCAATCAATTTCCTGAAACAGTAGAAAGCAATACAAGTTCAGTACTGTTTCTTATGCCAGTTTGAAAGGAGTACAATATTTAAAGTTCCTGGATAATTGAATCTGTTATATTGATAGTCTAATATATGTTTGCTGTTTGTTGTGTAACCACTTTCATGCACTTTGATAGACTAATGTATCCAACTATCATGCAATTTGCTTTGTAACCACTTATCTCAATTCCTTTAGTTCTGCTGGGTCTACTTGTTCTCTACAACTAGAAAATGTGGTTAGTAAAAATGCACAGCTACTGTTCTGTACAAGTACATTAATTAGTAGAAAAAAATGAGAGTACCATCTTTTGAAAGTAAAATAATTAAGTAGATCTGCTACTattatgtttttgtttgatttgttagTTAGTGTTGATTAATATGCTTATGTGCTAATCAATTAATGTCCTCCAAACTTCTAACTTATTATCAATTTTGTAGATCCAACAGACTAGGATTTATGGAGACATGTTTGCCTTTTGTAGGAAGGAAATACACAAGAGAACATGGTAGCTGGTGGGTCACATCAAGATTGCACAATGAAGGAAATGCATCGATGTTGGAGATGAACCTTTTAGCTATCATTTTGTAAAACTGGATCAGTCTGAACTTATTGTCTCTAGTTTTTAATCTATTTTGGTAGTAATGAACTTAGATGATGTTTCATGCACAATTTGTAAATGTGATGAATTAATGTATCATACTGTCGGTTGATTGATTTAATAATATGCGTGTTGTTAATTGGTGGATTTTGGATGGACAGAACTGTCAAATATTGATTTGCAAAGCACCTTGTAAAGGCAGTTGCCAGAACGCCTACCATATGGTATCTAGGAGTTGGTTGGCAAAATTAATGCCATCGGATAGTTGGTCGGCAAAGAGTGTTGACAGAGTCAACAGATAGTTGGTCGGCAAATCCCGTACCATCAGACTATTGGTCGGTAATGAGTAGTTGGTCGGGAAAAAGAGGTCTgtcgggaaaaaaaatgtcgGTCGGGAAAGGTTTCATGGTACCGACAAACAGTCGGTCGGTAAAAGAATGTTGGTCTGGAAAGACCTTTGCCGACAGCACTTTCGGTGACGGACAATGTCGGTCGGCAAAATCCTATCCCGATCAACATTCTGCCAGTGAAAGTCGTTTTACTGACCAACTTGTCTGTCGGAGATTCTATACTGTGGTGTAGTgatagttcaaacaaatgaactagttttttaaaaagttgtgtcattttaaaactttagttcattttaTTGAACTAAGGAGGATCAGAGGGTACCTGAGGGTCACAAACTTGAAGCTCTAAAAGAGGACAAAGAACTAGTATCAAAGACACATTGAGTATTTGAGTCCAGTGGGTCGACTCAAGAAACCCAACTAGATGTCTCAAACGGAAACAAAGAAAACCGTTTAGGATATCTATGTTATTgtctctgtttctaaatataagatgttctaatttTGATCTAAGTCAAACATTTTAAATATAACTTCAAGAAATTGATAATAAGTAGATATCACCCACAATTATAAATAGATGCCGGCAGCGTTCGTGCCGTGAGACATTAGCTTCGCTGGCTGCGCGCTCCAAGCCCAAGCAAGCTCAGCCTggtcattaaaaaaaatgtaaagcAACACAGCCCAATACAACACAACAAATTTCATCTCAGAAATTTGAAAGTTtgttagagaaaaaaagaaaaaaaatggaaagttAAACAtatcactactacaaaacgatCTATATACAACggcacatcagtgtcggtcgcggccgcgaccgttactgatgaacagaacGTGGTCTGCCCATCCCCGCCcaccatacatcagtggcggtcgcgcgaggcgaccaccactgatgaaccatcacACCTCGCGAGATACATCAGTGGCAGTCGGTTaagaggcgaccgccactgatgaaccacgcatcagtaacggtcgccctaacgcgaccgttactgatgtacccactattatcagtaacggtcgcccaatTCCCAACTGCCACTTATGAGtgtcgcggtttaaatacgaagaacagagccgcagctggtcgcgatGCGCGTCGTAACGAACCAGCTGCGGCCCATCTTCCCTGATGATGGCGAAGCCATGCCGATTTCGCCCAACGATGGCGAAGCCATGCCGAtttctcatacaacacatgaaTATCATCGATCGCAACCTACGGATCTACGCCGAAGAACGGTCGGTTCACGGGACGGTCGctcgttataccttggacTCGTTGCAACGTCGCGAtgtagaggaagtagtcgaCGTAGTCGTACACATAGTCGTCGTAGGCGAAGTAACTGTTCACCTAGGCGATGTAGTCGTCGACGGGACCGGCTCGGAGGTTCGAGGCGATGTTGGTCTCCACGGTGCCGATGAGGTGTGGCAGCAACACGTGCAGTAGCGAGGCGTCCCGACGCGGAGCAATGACAACACAGCAGGAGGCGCTGACCAgcagggcccacacgtcaaGATTTTAACAATTtcaggaaaagaagaaaaaggaaaagagggcACGGGCCTGGGCTTGGATCTGGTTTGGGCTTGGGCGAGCCGGGCTTGCTCGGGCATTCGGgcgggaggcagaggaggctgGTGGGGAGCGTTgcaggcgggcggcgtgcgtggaggcggtcgccggcggctcACAgcaggcgagggaggccgtcGGCGCGAGGCCACGGCAGGCGGGCGTCGCGGCCAGGAACAGAGGCCGGGAGGAGGTGGTCGCTGGCACGCGCGGTGGAGGGCGGAGCAGGAAGAGAGGGCGTGCGCGCGGGCGgccaggcggaggcggaggcgtgcGGGGAGCGAGGGACGcccggggagaggagggcgtGCGGGGCGgacgcgggaggaggcggctccggcgcaGAGGGAGAAGGGCGTGCGGGCGAGCGCGGGGCAGAGAGGCGGAGCAGgggaggcgcgcgcgcggggagGCAGTAAGCGCGCGAGGccggggagaggaagagcggcgcggcgacgggcggcgccGAGCGTGAGGCCACAGCAGGCGAGGGGGCGACGCCGGTGAGGTGGAGCAgcaggggaggagaggagggcgccAGGAGAGGAGCTCGTGAGGGAGGGCGctaggaggagggaggcgccTGGGGAGCTCAAGGGAGGAGGGAGCAGCAAGGGGATCGGCCAGGGAAACTAGCTacgggaggaagaaagaagtAGAAGGGGAGGAgtgctggcggcggccagggaaTTAAGGGgagggaggaaaaaaaaacaaggagaGGATTAGCTTCTTATATGCAAAAGTTAGCATTTGGTTTAATGGACTCGTTTTAGGCCCAACAAACAATCGCACGCAAATTAAATTAAACTTTGagtttgaaataaaaataagaagaGAGACGGTGTAGGTTTAATTAGACCCGAAAATAATTTTGTCAAACTCAAATTAAGATTTGTACAAAAATAATTGTAGGCTTTAGCAAACACGACAAATGACAAACACACaacaacacaaaagaagtgacATTTCGTGCAACGAATAATTATTTCATGCAACATGATactaatgacatggcaaacTAATTACGATGACATCAGCATGACAGATGatgaaaataattaaattacaaaacagttcAAAAAaggcttaaaaggaaaagggttggtctcgggctgttacagcATCCTAGAattaatttttgtcaaaaactAGAAAGGTCCATCCTAGAAAATTTGAATGTTTTGTCCAAACAAAATTATACTTCCGTCATTTAAACTTtgttaaaagaaaaggatgcATATGCTGGATTTTTAAAAGTTTTCTATAAAAATAGAAAGTTTGGcgtaaaaatattaaattttaCACTCCCATTTTTACACTCCCTCCCATCGTACGTACACAATGAAACACATGTGTTTGTATCTAAACAAAGCTGCAACAAGTAAAattgatcggagggagtaacattgTTGAAACTCATCCACAGTTTTAAAACTGAGAAGATATCTAGTGAAAACCAGTATTGAGTGCAAACTTACAAACTTTTCATGTAGGCCATATGATCAGAAACGTACAGCTCAGATCCAAGGTGGGAATCCCTCAATCCACTTAATGAACTTTGCACCCAACCCCTTGCCTTTAACTGCActcttacttttttttaatttttttttctgaaagtcCATCTAAAATTTTAGAAGTTTTCAGAATTGTTTTTGATATTTGTTATGGAGTATTAAATTTCAGGCTTTCCTCATTTAGAATAGTCAAAAAAGGCAAGAAGAAAGGCCGAACAGGCCCTCAGTAATACACAGGTCTCGACTCTCTCCATGTTCGCATCAATCGCTCCGGCAAAGGAAGCTATGGATCGCTCATTACACGCTTGCTCGTGGGAAAATCGATCGGGGAAATACCTTTGGTCAGAAATCGACCGTGGCTTCATGTTTTTCCTAGTTCCGCTGATTAGCTTTCTTTTTATGAGGTAGAACAAACTCTATTGCAAACTCACTTGGTCAAGAATGCAAGTGATATTTGAAACCTGTAAAAGCCAAACTCgacaaccaaacaaaaacgGGGAAGCCCCTCTAGCTGAATTATGATTAGCTATGCCTGAAAAATGGTCCGGCCCATGACAACCACGGGTTCATCATGTCCATGTCGACGTGGTGTCAGAGAAATGGCCTCGTGGGCCAGAAGAGACGAGCCTAAACAAGTCTAATTTCAACCTTGATCTCGTTGAGAAAGTCTAAATCAGACCCTAACTTTTGAATCCCTGAATTTCGAACCCTGATTTTACCAATCCCGGTTAATTAAAATCTTCAATCTCATAAGTCGCGTTTGGTAGATGGATTTCGGTTACACTTAGGACCGGGATTTCCGAATAAGCTGAGTGAGTCCGTTCCAAGACAaggttcttcttttttttttggtatcgACGTCATGATATTTATATTATCATTTCTCAAGTCGATCATAGGTACGATTTGCACGTCTTCTGATATACTTTTGGATCCATGATATTCGTGTACAGTCTAAAGTTGCTGCTAGTCGTAGTCGACAACTAAGTGACGATCTAGCCAATACACAAGCACGCACATGGCGTACATCAGCAGTTGATAATTGTTGCGTACTACAACACCACATATTAAAACAATCGGCCATGATCGCTGGGTGTTTGCTTGGAAGTTCGACAAAACACGATTGGTCAGAACGTGCATCAACCAGTAAGCTAAGGACATGTGACGAAGTCAGTTTTTTCTTAGCGATGCCACGTGGAATAATTACTGACGTGGAAAAGAGAAGAATGAAAAAGCCATTAGCCTTCTCTTAggtaagagatgatctcttcacaagaagaataaggcaaaaaaaagacaaattcccCGTTGTACtagttttcatttttttttcttaacatCTATTTATTTAATTGTATTCACCTAACCATTAATTATAAGATAATGCATTAAAATATGACTTATTGTGcaatatgtttttttgtctAGTCTAAATGATATGAAACACATAAGAGAAGAccgtcttatcaaccattgtacatgttTAAGACACTCCAAGAAAAATAGTAACGGTTATTCTCGTTAGTTATTTCCTAAAAATAGTTAAAGAATATCAGAACTAGAAGAAAAATTGGAGATATGAGAGCATCATTTGGGTCATTCATCTAGTCCTAGCCAGCAATCTCGACACCACATCAACAAACCAGTCCGCCAATTGCTGGGATTAAGAAGCTTAATTGACCGGGATCAGTAAAGTTAAGGTCGAAAATTCAGTGATTCAAAGGTTAAAGTCTGATTCAGACTTTTTACAAGTTTAGTTTGAAAATAGAATTATGTTTGCAAAAATATAATTAATAGCGTTGCTCATTCCCTTGCTCAGTTTAGTACCTTCCCATATCACACGATCGTTGGTGACCATAAAATCTCAGGAATCGAGATTTGCGTCATCAACTGGACTctactttattttatttcattacCTACAACTAGATTCTAATTGATTCTAATTGGTTGTCACAAACCCGCAGATCTACGAAAAAAATACTAATTCCTCCGATACATAATAGTGTATTAGACTtggtacaactttgtactgaCTTTATACTACTGAGaaaagtactactccctccagccGGAATTACtagtcaaaatattacatgtatctagacacattttaaacataatacatccatatttggtcaaatttgagacaagtaatatgggcaGAAGAGAGTAATAATAGTCCAGGCTACAAATTTGGCTCCCGTAAAACAAATTTAATACTCTgtgcaacaaaagatgtctcaagtttatcaaaatttggatgtatctagacataacttaatgtatagatgcattcaaatttagtcaaagttgagacgaGTACTCTGGATTTTTGTCTTCGTTGAACTTTGCTGCGGTCTGCAGGATTTGACAAGTTGATACAGTTTCGTCCAACCTTGGGGAGACAGGATACCGAGATAAGCTGCCCAGTGTACAAGACAATTTTGGAAGCCACCTGTATAGAGATTTGGACAACTTGAACACAACTACAATACTCGCAAGGTTTATCAAAAGggtcaaaaaaattcatgaaAGATATACAGAGCCGTACTTTTGGTCATAGTAACAGCACGGTGCCTTCTCAAGATTATAGACAATAAGCAGCGGCTTGGTCGGCACAAACTGAACCATAAAATTAAGTTATCTACTTGGCAGACATCAGACTAGTTAGCTGATACCTGTTTCTTTCTAACCACCCATTGTTCCCATAAATGACCTGCACCCACT includes:
- the LOC104583762 gene encoding uncharacterized protein LOC104583762 — its product is MRKIPRNPPAENGPAEDALKPEFLQEMKDLTPPPGVPWAIISDFNLIYEVRDKNNLNLCRRLMGQFRAAIDHAELLELHCSNRKFSWSNKRENPTLVKLDRIFCYAAWDALFSPCSVQALSTSHSDHCPLLVAQFRGLARKACFRFENFWPKHPGFFPTVVSAWGEQISSPNPLTCLRILLGRTARALRSWSKGLFSDARSQLQRSSSVSMKRRTTGLSLPSNSTSARLVHLFFECPFARFIWCEVAGWRNCSGLDSALRRDATSFGSCYDLAIGNSPVGHCMGASSLFILVCWSIWRERNFRIFHDKDTSARQIVCFINNEAQEWAFARAKALRKLLWEPP